From Pseudomonas fluorescens, one genomic window encodes:
- a CDS encoding DUF3325 family protein, giving the protein MFEALVSVAVLGLQLLGLALLALSQSVHWQRVMTPRPFPGTRGLRVAALLVSGLAWWVSQTDLGLAMGTLFWVLALLPCGLSVALLLYWGKA; this is encoded by the coding sequence ATGTTTGAGGCACTGGTCAGCGTCGCGGTCCTCGGCTTGCAACTGCTGGGCCTGGCGCTGCTGGCTCTGAGTCAGTCGGTGCATTGGCAGCGGGTGATGACACCACGCCCGTTCCCCGGCACTCGGGGCCTGCGGGTGGCGGCCTTGCTGGTGTCGGGTTTGGCATGGTGGGTGAGCCAGACCGACCTGGGGCTGGCCATGGGCACGCTGTTCTGGGTGCTGGCGCTGTTGCCTTGTGGCTTGAGCGTTGCGCTGTTGTTGTACTGGGGGAAGGCTTGA
- a CDS encoding non-ribosomal peptide synthetase yields the protein MDNIDDALLALLQGDAQTQLNPLVARVHDGPQLLSFAQQRLWFLQRLAPLSTAYNLTRAFLFDGELNVQALQQAFAALVERHGVLRTRFVEVDGEPRQEMLAETAFALQQRSISGVAQGERREHLQGLLGIEDDRAFDLSQAPLLKVELIRYDATSHGLLLKMHHIVSDAWSNPILVADLASAYAQGLRGNTSRLPALPVQYIDYALWQRERLQGTEHEVDLDYWKQYLGTQVPVLEMPTDFPRPAQPGQRGQRLRWQLPGAQAERIQTFCRSRSSSALVILLAAWQVLLARYSGQPTFAVGVPHGGRNREELDNLLGFFVNTLVYRVDLQPQLTGRALCDRLRDESLKALQHAELPFELLLEHLEVERDVSRTPVFQAMFNLSSGAAVNFALDGLQVERVLPVRDSAKFDLTLDVAVRAEGIFCELEYSLELFAPATIERLATSYGLLLDGLMSQPETPVWQLPLLDDGQRQQQLEQWNASEQALQPGEDMLALFERQVAAAPQRCALICAEQPLSYADLDARANRLAHWLVANGVGCDERVGICLEREAELLVALLAVHKAGGAYLPIDPGQPAARNSDIIEQARPRLVLTRANLQPVVGESGRVVLLETLDEALAQLPQSRLGLPVHPRQLAYTLYTSGSTGRPKGVDIERQAFVNFLHGIQAHVQLSAGERLLAVTTLGFDIAGLELFLPLVHGGTVVLASRADSLDPAALLGLMERHRINVMQATPATWQMLVEHDSPAWAGLRLLCGGEALKAELAQRLLARQVRLLNVYGPTETTVWSSVQAVEQVSAATQPIGRPLDNNRLYVLDDHLEPQPIGVAGDLYIGGAGVARGYADRPELTAAAFVPNPFAQPSAPGAQAGSRLYRTGDRARYRADGSLEFLGRSDFQVKLRGFRIELGEIESALVALPGVSQAVVTLRQAAAGQDLLVAYLCLDATRFDSLAAQQQLRLSLPAYMVPSAFVVLDNLPLNANGKVDRKALPEPLWEGADEADDEPLSGPWQQGLAQIWREVLGLWPIAPRAELFRLGAQSLQLVRIQARIRQQFACDVALAQLFANPVLADMAALIEQACATPVVDELAEIEKLLLAFE from the coding sequence ATGGACAATATCGATGATGCGCTGCTTGCCTTGCTGCAAGGCGACGCCCAAACCCAGCTCAACCCGCTCGTGGCGCGTGTCCATGACGGTCCGCAGCTGCTCTCGTTTGCCCAACAGCGCCTGTGGTTCCTGCAGCGCCTGGCACCGCTTTCCACCGCTTACAACCTGACCCGCGCTTTTTTGTTCGACGGCGAACTGAATGTCCAGGCCCTGCAACAGGCATTCGCTGCCCTGGTCGAGCGCCACGGCGTGCTGCGCACCCGTTTCGTCGAAGTCGACGGCGAACCCCGCCAGGAAATGTTGGCCGAGACAGCCTTTGCCCTGCAGCAGCGCTCCATCAGTGGCGTGGCGCAGGGCGAGCGCCGCGAGCATCTGCAGGGCTTGCTGGGCATCGAGGATGATCGCGCCTTCGACCTGTCCCAGGCGCCCTTGCTCAAAGTCGAGCTGATCCGCTATGACGCGACGAGCCACGGGCTGCTGCTGAAGATGCATCACATCGTCAGCGATGCCTGGTCCAACCCGATCCTCGTCGCCGACCTGGCCAGCGCCTACGCCCAGGGGCTGCGCGGCAACACCTCGCGCCTGCCAGCGCTGCCGGTGCAGTACATCGATTACGCGCTGTGGCAGCGCGAGCGCTTGCAAGGCACCGAGCACGAGGTCGACCTCGACTATTGGAAGCAGTACCTGGGCACACAGGTGCCGGTGCTGGAAATGCCCACGGATTTTCCTCGCCCGGCGCAGCCAGGCCAGCGCGGACAACGCTTGCGCTGGCAACTGCCGGGCGCGCAGGCCGAGCGGATCCAGACTTTCTGCCGCAGCCGTTCGAGCAGCGCCCTGGTGATCCTGCTGGCCGCGTGGCAAGTGTTATTGGCCCGCTATAGCGGCCAGCCAACCTTCGCCGTGGGCGTGCCCCATGGCGGGCGCAATCGTGAAGAGCTCGACAACCTGCTGGGCTTTTTCGTCAATACCCTGGTGTACCGGGTCGATCTGCAGCCGCAGCTGACGGGTCGCGCGCTGTGTGATCGCCTGCGCGACGAGTCGCTGAAGGCCTTGCAGCACGCCGAACTGCCGTTCGAGCTGCTGCTTGAACACCTTGAGGTCGAACGCGATGTCAGCCGCACTCCGGTGTTCCAGGCGATGTTCAATCTGAGCAGCGGGGCGGCGGTCAACTTCGCCCTTGACGGCTTGCAAGTCGAGCGCGTGCTGCCGGTCCGGGACAGCGCCAAGTTCGACCTGACCCTGGATGTCGCGGTTCGCGCTGAAGGGATCTTTTGTGAACTGGAGTACAGCCTGGAGCTGTTCGCCCCAGCCACCATCGAGCGTTTAGCCACCAGTTACGGCTTGCTGCTGGACGGTCTGATGAGTCAGCCCGAGACGCCGGTGTGGCAGTTGCCGCTGCTTGACGATGGGCAACGCCAGCAGCAACTGGAACAGTGGAACGCCAGTGAGCAGGCTCTGCAGCCGGGCGAAGACATGCTCGCGCTGTTCGAACGGCAGGTGGCGGCTGCACCGCAGCGCTGCGCCCTGATCTGTGCCGAGCAGCCCCTGAGCTACGCCGACCTCGACGCCCGGGCCAACCGCCTGGCCCATTGGCTGGTGGCCAATGGCGTGGGTTGCGATGAGCGTGTCGGCATCTGCCTGGAGCGCGAAGCCGAGCTGCTGGTGGCGCTGTTGGCCGTGCACAAGGCCGGCGGTGCCTACCTGCCGATCGATCCCGGGCAACCGGCTGCGCGCAACAGCGACATCATCGAACAGGCGCGTCCACGGTTGGTACTGACCCGCGCTAATTTGCAGCCTGTCGTGGGCGAATCAGGTCGAGTGGTGCTGCTGGAAACCCTTGACGAAGCCTTGGCCCAATTGCCCCAGAGTCGTCTTGGGCTGCCGGTGCATCCACGGCAGTTGGCCTACACCCTTTATACCTCCGGCTCTACCGGGCGGCCCAAGGGCGTCGACATCGAGCGCCAGGCGTTCGTCAATTTCCTCCATGGTATCCAGGCCCACGTGCAACTGAGCGCTGGCGAGCGGTTGCTGGCCGTGACCACCCTGGGCTTTGATATCGCCGGCCTTGAGCTGTTCCTGCCACTGGTCCACGGCGGCACCGTGGTCCTGGCCAGCCGTGCCGACAGCCTCGATCCGGCGGCATTGCTGGGGTTGATGGAGCGTCATCGCATCAATGTCATGCAAGCCACGCCCGCGACCTGGCAGATGCTGGTCGAGCACGACTCGCCAGCCTGGGCCGGTCTGCGTTTGCTGTGCGGCGGCGAAGCGCTCAAGGCCGAGCTGGCCCAGCGGCTGTTGGCGCGCCAGGTGCGCCTGCTGAACGTCTACGGCCCCACCGAAACCACGGTCTGGTCATCGGTGCAAGCGGTCGAACAAGTCAGCGCGGCGACCCAGCCGATTGGTCGGCCGCTGGACAACAACCGCCTGTACGTCCTCGATGACCACCTCGAACCGCAGCCCATCGGTGTCGCCGGCGATCTGTACATCGGTGGCGCCGGCGTGGCCCGCGGTTATGCCGATCGCCCCGAGCTGACCGCCGCCGCCTTTGTGCCCAATCCCTTTGCGCAGCCATCGGCTCCGGGCGCGCAGGCCGGCAGTCGGCTGTACCGCACCGGTGACCGCGCACGCTACCGCGCCGATGGCAGCCTGGAGTTCCTCGGGCGCAGCGACTTCCAGGTCAAACTGCGCGGTTTCCGCATTGAACTGGGCGAGATCGAAAGCGCACTCGTGGCCTTGCCAGGGGTGTCACAGGCCGTGGTGACCTTGCGTCAGGCAGCGGCCGGCCAGGACCTGCTGGTGGCTTACCTGTGCCTGGATGCGACCCGCTTTGACTCGCTCGCGGCGCAGCAGCAACTGCGCCTGAGCCTGCCGGCCTACATGGTGCCGAGTGCATTCGTGGTACTGGATAACCTGCCGCTGAACGCCAACGGCAAGGTCGACCGCAAGGCGCTTCCCGAACCGTTGTGGGAGGGCGCCGACGAAGCCGACGACGAACCGCTGAGCGGGCCCTGGCAACAGGGCTTGGCGCAGATCTGGCGTGAGGTGCTGGGCCTGTGGCCGATCGCCCCGCGCGCCGAGTTGTTCCGCCTCGGTGCGCAGTCCCTGCAACTGGTGCGGATCCAGGCGCGGATTCGCCAGCAGTTCGCTTGCGATGTGGCCCTGGCCCAGCTGTTTGCCAACCCGGTGCTGGCCGACATGGCCGCGCTGATCGAGCAGGCCTGCGCCACGCCGGTGGTGGATGAACTGGCCGAGATTGAAAAACTGCTGCTCGCCTTCGAGTGA
- a CDS encoding PepSY-associated TM helix domain-containing protein has protein sequence MFDSVRQAMLWAHRVLGLGFSGLLLIAFFMGSLALYDRELDSWMLPSLRAAPSTTALSLDRQVLPQVASLSEGKALLQWYVELPDARRPLMRFQAWSVEREGFSRFLLPGKEGALEVAGSRGGDFFYRLHYTLNIHAGNLGARLLGLAAMVGLISLIAGVFIHARLFQDLFTLRADKAPRCLLDLHNLTGVLALPFHALIMLSGLLILFPLYLPAAIDALYPGQAGQFAVQADAAYSRPATGNPGPMASLDGMLVEARQHWGGGEPAFVRVWHPGDANAYVEVSRSVADRLSVDGQTLYFDAASARLLHASQLPPAAATLDVLAGLHVAHFHQPALRALYFFAGLSGCVMLASGLLYWLAKRRLQHPAREWGGMSVTLLCSVLITGMPLATLAMLVANRWLPQALAGRAEWEVQLFFSAWLLAGLHAAWVIGRCAQARAPWASQCLAISALALLALLSNAWSTGDHPWRALDQGLWAVAGVDLTLLACSVVACSLGWHLRRGGVRAQRLAEVKDV, from the coding sequence ATGTTCGACAGTGTTCGCCAGGCCATGCTGTGGGCGCACCGGGTCCTGGGCCTGGGCTTTTCCGGGCTTTTACTGATCGCTTTCTTCATGGGCAGCCTGGCCTTGTACGACCGCGAACTGGACAGCTGGATGCTGCCGTCGTTGCGCGCTGCACCATCGACCACCGCGCTGTCGCTGGATCGCCAGGTGCTGCCCCAGGTTGCCAGCCTCAGCGAGGGCAAGGCGCTGTTGCAGTGGTACGTCGAATTGCCCGACGCGCGCCGCCCGCTGATGCGCTTCCAGGCCTGGAGCGTCGAGCGCGAAGGCTTCAGCCGTTTCCTGCTGCCGGGCAAGGAGGGCGCGCTGGAGGTTGCCGGCAGCCGCGGCGGCGACTTCTTTTACCGGTTGCACTACACCCTGAATATCCATGCCGGGAACCTCGGCGCCCGCCTGCTCGGACTGGCCGCCATGGTCGGGTTGATCAGCCTGATCGCCGGGGTCTTTATCCATGCGCGGCTGTTTCAGGACCTGTTCACCTTGCGTGCCGACAAGGCTCCCCGGTGCCTGCTCGACCTGCACAACCTGACCGGGGTGTTGGCCTTGCCGTTTCATGCGCTGATCATGCTCAGCGGTCTGCTGATTCTCTTCCCGTTGTACCTGCCGGCGGCCATCGACGCGCTGTACCCCGGCCAGGCCGGGCAGTTCGCGGTACAGGCCGACGCCGCCTACAGCCGCCCGGCGACTGGCAACCCAGGGCCAATGGCCTCGCTCGACGGCATGCTGGTCGAGGCGCGCCAGCACTGGGGCGGTGGAGAGCCGGCTTTCGTCCGGGTCTGGCACCCGGGCGACGCCAACGCCTATGTCGAGGTCAGCCGCAGTGTCGCCGACCGCCTGAGCGTGGACGGCCAGACCCTGTACTTCGACGCTGCCAGTGCCCGCCTGCTGCATGCATCGCAACTGCCGCCGGCGGCCGCGACCCTGGATGTGCTGGCCGGATTGCACGTGGCGCACTTCCACCAGCCGGCGTTGCGCGCGCTGTACTTTTTCGCCGGCCTCAGTGGCTGCGTGATGCTCGCCAGCGGTTTGCTCTATTGGTTGGCCAAGCGCCGCCTGCAACACCCTGCCCGGGAGTGGGGCGGGATGTCGGTGACCCTGCTGTGCAGCGTGCTGATCACCGGCATGCCCCTGGCCACCCTGGCGATGCTGGTGGCCAACCGTTGGCTGCCCCAGGCGTTGGCCGGGCGTGCCGAGTGGGAGGTGCAGTTGTTCTTCAGCGCCTGGCTGCTGGCCGGGTTGCACGCCGCGTGGGTGATCGGCCGCTGTGCCCAGGCCCGCGCGCCTTGGGCAAGCCAGTGTCTGGCGATCAGTGCCCTGGCGTTACTGGCGCTGCTGTCCAATGCCTGGAGCACCGGCGATCACCCGTGGCGCGCGCTAGATCAAGGGCTGTGGGCAGTGGCCGGGGTCGACCTGACGCTGCTGGCCTGTTCGGTAGTGGCGTGCAGTTTGGGCTGGCATTTGCGTAGGGGCGGGGTAAGGGCGCAGCGGTTGGCGGAGGTCAAGGATGTTTGA
- a CDS encoding cyclic peptide export ABC transporter, with amino-acid sequence MPLFLSLLKRHRGLLGLGLLASLVSAAAGIGLINEINQLIAGSTSMDATLGATFFGLLVLLFGCGFGAQALLTALGHRVVYELRLQMVKRLLDTSIEQLEKIGEASLYATLSKDIVSIGQAFNRMPFVFYNLVLMLGGCLYMAWLSWPLLLICVVGLGLGTWLANGWFAKMRELMKQVRETDDRLYAAYQGAIEGRFELALNARRKERFYALDLQPAAEFARRNEVHADRYWTLSLNWTAALILALAGGLFAAGTWLGVGNGVIGAFVLVLMFLRMPLNDLIGSLPTLVAGNVSLAKIQTLAFADYRNEFSTFSGEADINQPLLELQGLGYDYPHQADDYGFRLGPVNLSVARGEILFIVGGNGSGKSTLAKLLTGLYEPSAGTLKLQGVTITPELRDWYRAHFSTVFSTFYLFERLVGPRGDFDPLLAQAWLERLRMQRKVSIDAQGGLSTTRLSQGQRKRLALLVALVEERPVLLLDEWAADQDPGFRAFFYRELLPELKALGKTIIAISHDDHYFSIADRVLKCDGGQLYPFDHSTVSTAPETPCERPVSA; translated from the coding sequence ATGCCCCTGTTCCTGTCACTGCTCAAGCGTCATCGCGGCCTGCTCGGCCTGGGCCTGCTAGCCAGCCTGGTCAGCGCGGCGGCCGGTATCGGCCTGATCAACGAGATCAACCAGTTGATCGCCGGCAGCACGAGCATGGACGCGACACTGGGGGCGACGTTCTTCGGCCTGCTGGTGTTGTTGTTTGGCTGTGGTTTCGGCGCCCAGGCACTGCTCACCGCGCTGGGCCACCGGGTGGTCTACGAATTGCGCCTGCAGATGGTCAAGCGCCTGCTCGACACCTCCATCGAGCAACTGGAAAAAATCGGCGAAGCCAGTCTCTACGCGACCCTGAGCAAGGACATCGTCAGCATCGGCCAGGCCTTCAACCGCATGCCGTTCGTGTTCTACAACCTGGTGCTGATGCTCGGCGGCTGCCTGTACATGGCCTGGCTATCCTGGCCGTTGCTGCTGATCTGCGTGGTCGGCCTGGGCCTGGGGACCTGGCTGGCGAACGGCTGGTTCGCGAAAATGCGCGAGCTGATGAAACAGGTGCGCGAAACCGACGACCGCCTGTATGCCGCCTATCAGGGGGCAATCGAGGGGCGTTTCGAGTTGGCCCTGAATGCCCGACGCAAAGAGCGCTTCTATGCCCTCGACCTGCAGCCGGCGGCCGAGTTTGCCCGGCGCAACGAGGTGCACGCCGACCGCTACTGGACCTTGAGCCTGAACTGGACCGCAGCGCTGATCCTGGCCCTGGCCGGCGGACTGTTCGCCGCCGGGACCTGGCTTGGGGTCGGCAATGGGGTGATCGGCGCCTTCGTGCTGGTGCTGATGTTCCTGCGCATGCCGCTCAACGACCTGATCGGCAGCCTGCCGACGCTGGTGGCTGGCAATGTCTCGCTGGCGAAGATCCAGACCCTGGCCTTTGCCGACTATCGCAACGAATTCAGCACTTTCAGCGGTGAAGCCGATATCAACCAGCCGCTGCTTGAGCTGCAAGGATTGGGCTACGACTACCCGCATCAGGCCGACGATTACGGCTTTCGCCTGGGGCCAGTGAACCTGAGCGTCGCCCGGGGCGAAATCCTGTTCATCGTCGGCGGCAACGGCAGTGGCAAGTCGACCCTGGCCAAGCTGCTCACCGGGCTCTACGAACCCAGCGCCGGCACCTTGAAGTTGCAAGGCGTAACTATCACGCCAGAACTGCGCGACTGGTATCGGGCGCACTTTTCCACGGTGTTCTCCACCTTCTACCTGTTCGAGCGCCTGGTCGGCCCACGCGGTGACTTCGACCCACTGCTGGCCCAGGCCTGGCTTGAGCGCCTGCGCATGCAGCGCAAGGTCAGCATCGACGCGCAGGGCGGGCTGTCCACCACGCGTCTGTCCCAGGGCCAGCGCAAACGCCTGGCGCTGCTGGTGGCGCTGGTCGAGGAACGGCCGGTGTTGTTGCTCGACGAATGGGCCGCCGATCAGGACCCGGGTTTCCGCGCGTTCTTCTATCGCGAGCTGTTGCCAGAGCTCAAGGCCCTGGGCAAGACCATCATCGCCATCAGCCACGACGACCACTACTTCTCCATCGCCGACCGCGTACTCAAGTGCGACGGCGGACAGCTTTACCCCTTTGATCACAGCACCGTCAGCACCGCCCCGGAGACGCCTTGCGAGCGTCCGGTGAGCGCGTAG
- a CDS encoding TonB-dependent siderophore receptor — protein sequence MYQLKLGRQPIKAGNWLLAPLVSSSILLTPMAMAEENTEEQAPPASITLPEQSIVGMQTEAPTVSVGTKVPLSLKEVPQTINVIGQERIQKQNLYTLEDALGKVGGVTVQRIDASRLSFFSRGFEITSLQLDGTPTTMDNRIFLSPDLTMYDRVEVLKGPAGSLTGAGGSGGSINLVRKRPMADAAVSAEISAGSWDAYRGMVDVTGPLTETGNIRGRLVLSENKTAFPYDGSGKRETSQVYGIVDIDLTPDTVWTIGASNQNTDINGAQRSLPAFRYTGSDGKPAMSLPDVSRKNFYGANWNRDYFWSTSVFTELEHHLGGDWKTKLSVRHADNNYDLTQAYARNGGGIDPSDNLVSMNSIMFDYREKQDEVDLYADGPFSLFGREHKLLVGTNYSRSEFSSNGGYFSNFLGDVDLYDPQANFAYPEFPDDDRLPTSVANSRAKAVYGNMRLSLADPLTLVLGGRVTWLDMHRSQHQPEAGSPSEKSSQSESQKFTPFYGLIYDLNDTYSLYANYAEVFNPQPVSNLDINNNIIAPIEGTQHEVGIKGEFLDGAVNASLAAFQIEEENRAIPDMNDPSSRAVEAGGKARTRGFEMEVSGQMTPDWFLTANFTHTYKRYDSANEQLQTYLPKNMLRVWTLYKLPGELEKWSVQGGVSAVSETFNKLDVPSIDMDGTKLRQSGYALYDAGVGYQINENLSADLLGTNLGDKKYYQRINTFQDGNIFGDPRAVSLTLRAKF from the coding sequence ATGTACCAACTGAAACTGGGGCGTCAGCCAATCAAGGCGGGGAATTGGCTGCTGGCTCCTCTGGTGAGCAGCAGCATCCTGCTCACCCCGATGGCCATGGCCGAAGAAAACACCGAGGAGCAGGCGCCGCCGGCGTCGATCACGCTGCCGGAGCAATCCATCGTCGGCATGCAGACCGAAGCGCCGACGGTGTCGGTGGGGACCAAGGTGCCGCTGAGCCTCAAAGAAGTGCCGCAGACCATCAACGTCATCGGCCAGGAGCGCATCCAGAAGCAGAACCTCTACACCCTCGAAGATGCCCTGGGCAAAGTCGGCGGCGTGACCGTGCAGCGCATCGACGCCAGCCGCCTGAGCTTCTTCTCCCGTGGCTTCGAGATCACCTCGCTGCAACTGGACGGCACCCCGACCACCATGGACAACCGGATCTTCCTGTCCCCGGACCTGACCATGTACGACCGCGTCGAAGTGCTCAAGGGCCCGGCCGGTAGCCTGACTGGCGCTGGCGGCTCGGGCGGCAGTATCAATCTGGTGCGCAAGCGCCCGATGGCCGATGCGGCCGTGTCGGCGGAAATCAGCGCCGGCTCCTGGGACGCGTACCGGGGCATGGTCGATGTCACCGGCCCGTTGACCGAAACCGGCAACATTCGTGGGCGCCTGGTACTCAGCGAAAACAAAACCGCGTTCCCCTACGACGGCAGTGGCAAGCGTGAGACCAGCCAGGTCTACGGCATCGTCGACATCGACCTGACCCCGGACACCGTCTGGACCATCGGTGCCAGTAACCAGAACACCGACATCAATGGCGCCCAGCGTTCGCTGCCGGCATTCCGTTACACCGGCAGTGATGGCAAGCCGGCGATGTCGCTGCCGGATGTATCGCGCAAGAACTTCTACGGTGCCAACTGGAACCGCGATTACTTCTGGAGCACCTCGGTGTTCACCGAGCTCGAACACCATCTGGGCGGCGACTGGAAAACCAAACTGTCGGTGCGTCACGCCGACAACAACTATGACCTGACCCAGGCCTACGCGCGCAATGGTGGCGGTATCGATCCATCGGACAACCTGGTATCGATGAACTCGATCATGTTCGACTACCGCGAGAAGCAGGACGAAGTCGACCTGTACGCCGACGGCCCATTCAGCCTGTTCGGCCGCGAGCACAAGTTACTGGTGGGGACCAACTATTCCCGTTCGGAGTTCTCCTCCAACGGCGGCTACTTCTCCAACTTCCTCGGCGACGTCGACCTCTACGACCCACAGGCGAACTTCGCGTATCCGGAATTCCCCGACGACGATCGCCTGCCTACCAGCGTTGCCAACAGCCGCGCCAAAGCGGTCTACGGCAACATGCGCCTGAGCCTGGCCGACCCGTTGACCCTGGTACTTGGCGGTCGCGTCACCTGGCTCGACATGCACCGCAGCCAGCACCAGCCTGAAGCGGGCTCGCCGTCGGAGAAGAGCAGCCAGAGCGAGTCGCAGAAGTTCACCCCGTTCTACGGCCTGATCTACGACCTCAACGATACCTACTCGCTGTATGCCAACTACGCCGAGGTGTTCAACCCGCAGCCGGTCAGCAACCTGGACATCAACAACAACATCATCGCGCCGATCGAAGGCACGCAGCATGAAGTGGGGATCAAGGGTGAGTTCCTCGACGGCGCGGTCAACGCCTCGTTGGCTGCCTTCCAGATCGAGGAAGAAAACCGCGCCATCCCGGACATGAACGACCCGTCGTCGCGCGCCGTGGAAGCCGGTGGCAAGGCTCGTACTCGCGGCTTCGAGATGGAAGTCAGCGGCCAGATGACCCCGGACTGGTTCCTCACCGCCAACTTCACCCACACCTACAAGCGCTACGACAGCGCCAACGAGCAGCTGCAGACCTACCTGCCGAAGAACATGCTGCGCGTCTGGACCCTCTACAAGCTGCCTGGCGAACTGGAGAAGTGGAGCGTGCAAGGTGGCGTGAGTGCGGTCAGCGAAACCTTCAACAAGCTCGACGTGCCGAGCATCGATATGGACGGCACCAAGCTGCGGCAGAGCGGCTACGCCCTGTATGACGCGGGTGTCGGCTACCAGATCAACGAGAACCTGTCGGCTGACCTGCTGGGCACCAACCTGGGTGACAAGAAGTACTACCAGCGCATCAACACCTTCCAGGACGGCAACATCTTCGGTGATCCACGCGCGGTATCCCTGACCCTGCGCGCCAAGTTCTGA